Genomic segment of Arachis stenosperma cultivar V10309 chromosome 4, arast.V10309.gnm1.PFL2, whole genome shotgun sequence:
CAATCCAGCTATTTTTAATGGAAGTATAATTATGTTAATTGTCAACAAATTTGCAGCAAGTTATTGCATATTTTGATGATTAATTACATTTAGTTGGTGATATTTTACATaggtttttttttgtgactatttTACGTAGGGTTTTAAATCTGAAAGATATATaggatgtttatttataatttatttattattttattatgaaacGGTTTTTCCGGTTGAGTCACGGTTAGACCAGTTAGACCAATAAACCAATAAATCAGTGACTAAAACGGTTTGATGACCAGTctggttttcagaaccttgcccaaaattgattgaattccaaaatccaaatcTAGAAAGATTCTTTTGTCTCTGTATATAAAACCAAAATGTACATAGAAACCCTGCCTCTTCGCTCTTCTTGTTCTGCTCACAACAACCTCCCTTCCCACGTTCCCCGAGTCCCTCTCTTTCTCGGCGTCTGCGTCCCCGCTGGAAAAACTGCAGCGGAAAGCCACTCTTCGTGCTGTCTCTATCCTGTCAGCGTTGTTGTGTTTCTCTGTTATCCTTTTCTCCATATCCATCGCCGTTATTCAGCCGTAGTCGTCCGTCAACAGCGTCAGAGGTTTTTGGTTTGTTTTCGTCTTGTTTTTGAATtcttatttgaataaaattatgaaaattgcAAAGGGAAATGGCAAATGATGGTTTTACACTTGATCTCTGAACTTCAGGTAAGTTCTTCTGTTGACAAGTTCATTAGCTGATGCCTTTATTCCTTTGCACTTCACATACCGGTTTATGGTATGCTTCAAGTTTCTTTATGTTCGAATGAAAAGATAATGCACAGTTGTTTGATACCATCTAGAATTTGTATACCATCTGTTTTATAAAAGTTCTGCCCGACCATTACCTTTATATTGTAATCAATATGGTTTCTGAACTCGGTTCATGTGATTTAATTGATAAAGTTATGTTCGATCATTAGTGTTTGAAAATGAATGTTGGTATGAATGTGcttttgtaaaattaatttttaatagaattGGATAAATTTCAATGTGGTTTGtgtttagattttttttgtcggacattattttgaaaaatgaatattGTTTGCACAATGTTATCTAAAATTACATTGAAATGCAAAATTACTAGAAGGAAAGTCAAAGATCAAAATTAACATACTACTCAATATAAAAGGTCAAAATAGGTAATTAACATCTTATCACTATTTAGAACAAAACTCAATCTACATTGAGCTTACCCAATATTATCCAAGTACAATTGTATTTATTTGAGGCAAACTTAACATGCGTTGGGAGATGACTAACGCCAAACCAAACATCCACTAATATATATGTTGTGTATTATCATTCTTTTTTGCAGGTTCTCAATGACAATTGATAGTTCAACCATAATATTTCTGATTCATTCTTCTAAATAATGGTCTACGCGGTGTCATTTCCTGGTGTTCATTTTGTTCCATTGGGAAGAATTCTGTGCAGACATAACAGATTCATTTTAGCTGCACATTCAAATAGGAGAAGATCAACAAAGAATGTCCAGCTTCCACGACGTGCCAAGCAACCTCCAGAGTTTGGCGTTAATCTGTTCTTGAAGAAGCCTAGCGCCACCCCTGAAACAACTGAGGAAGATACTGATTTCCGTGAAGGAGGATCTATTGTTGCCAacgaagaggaagaagaggaaaaagaaaatactattgTTCTTTGGGAATCTGATGAGATTGAAGCCATCTCTTCCTTGTTTCAAGGGAGAATCCCACAGAAGCCTGGAAAATTAGAACGGAAAAGACCTCTTCCACTTCCAGTTCCCTACAAGCTTCGACCCTTGGGACTACCTACACCAAAACGACTAGTGAAATTAGCAGCACCAGCAGTAGCTTCATCCCGTGCTTCTATGGCTAAGAAAGTGTATAAGAGCCCAAGTTTCCTAGTTGGGTTAGCAAGAGAGATCAATAAGCTTAAACCAGACAAAGATGTATCTATAGTTCTTGGAAAATGGGTGCAGTTCCTAAGGAAGGGATCCTTATCAATGACAATACGGGAATTAGGTCATATGGGGCTCCCTGAGAGAGCTTTGCAGACATTCAATTGGGCACAAAAGCAACATCATCTCTACCCAGATGATTGGATTCTGGCCTCAACGGTTGAAGTTTTGGCCAGGAACCATGAGTTGAAGATTCCATTCAACATCGAAAAGTTCACTGCTTTGGCAAGTCGTGGTGTTTTGGAGGCAATGATAAAGGGTTTCATTAAAGGCGGAAACCTTAAGCTTGCATTGGAGGTTCTTTTAGTTGCAAGAAGGGACAAAAGAATGTTGGATCCAAGCATTTATGCGAAACTGATATTAGAACTTGGAAAGAACCCTGATAGACACAAGTATGTAGAGTCATTATTAGATGAACTTGGAGAAAGAGACGAATTGAATCTAAGCCAGCAAGATTGTACAGCTATAATGAAAGTGTGCAATAAGTTAGGGAAATTTGAATTAGTCGAGAGCCTGTTTAGCTGGTTCATACAGTCCAGTTCCGAACCAAATGTTGTCATGTTCAGTTGTTTGATTCACAGCCGCTACACGCAGAAGAAATACAGGGAGGCATTGGCTGTAGTTTGGGAAATGGAGGCTTCAAACTGCCTCTTTGATCTTCCGGCTTATCGTGTGGTGATAAAGCTGTTTGTTGCTTTGAATGATCTACCTAGAGCTGTGAGATATTTTTCAAAGCTTAAAGAAGCAGGATTTTCTCCCACTTATGGCATATACAAGGACTTGCTTGGAATCTACATGGCCTCCGGAAGAATGGCAAAGTGCAAGGATATCTGCAAGGAGGCAGAGGAAGCAGGATTCAAGCTGGATAAATATTTGGCCTCACCCGATTTGTTGAATCAAAAGCAATAGGTTTTCATATTCTTGCAGCTTCTAGTTGTTTATATCAATTCTTAATCCTTCTTCATACTGTGATGGCTACTATGCCATTATAAGCTTCCATGTACATTCTGTTATCAAGGATGAGGGGTAGAAAAATTTGTAGTATACAAGTGAATTGTAAAAACCACTTGTATCTATTATGTATCTCCATATGTATGAAAGTATGACCATAATAATGTTGATATTATTAACTTTCACTGTGTTTCAATTGAGAACCAACAGGAATGTGAAAAGCCTGGGATTAGAGACATTCGATTCAGAACTGCCAGTTTCTTATAATAGGTAACAATATACGGTTTAGAAGAAATATCAATTGAAGGGTAATGtatttgaaaacaaaaagtTCAATCAAGTTcatttattttatgataaacAAATACTTTAAGGTTCTAAGGTCTAACAGGAACAACAGTAAAAAGTATGCAAATTAGTATTTTCTAAAGCTCACTTTTACATGCTATTGCTGCCTATATAACAGTGTAACTACCACTAAAATTAGTAACCCTCATTAAATTACCTCAGCTATACCATCAATTAAATATCCTGAACACTAATATGCTG
This window contains:
- the LOC130973132 gene encoding pentatricopeptide repeat-containing protein At2g01860, whose translation is MVYAVSFPGVHFVPLGRILCRHNRFILAAHSNRRRSTKNVQLPRRAKQPPEFGVNLFLKKPSATPETTEEDTDFREGGSIVANEEEEEEKENTIVLWESDEIEAISSLFQGRIPQKPGKLERKRPLPLPVPYKLRPLGLPTPKRLVKLAAPAVASSRASMAKKVYKSPSFLVGLAREINKLKPDKDVSIVLGKWVQFLRKGSLSMTIRELGHMGLPERALQTFNWAQKQHHLYPDDWILASTVEVLARNHELKIPFNIEKFTALASRGVLEAMIKGFIKGGNLKLALEVLLVARRDKRMLDPSIYAKLILELGKNPDRHKYVESLLDELGERDELNLSQQDCTAIMKVCNKLGKFELVESLFSWFIQSSSEPNVVMFSCLIHSRYTQKKYREALAVVWEMEASNCLFDLPAYRVVIKLFVALNDLPRAVRYFSKLKEAGFSPTYGIYKDLLGIYMASGRMAKCKDICKEAEEAGFKLDKYLASPDLLNQKQ